A genomic segment from Peribacillus sp. ACCC06369 encodes:
- a CDS encoding alpha-glucosidase: MNKIWWKEAVCYQIYPRSFMDSNGDGVGDIKGLISKLDYLQDLGVDVIWICPFYKSPNADNGYDISDYQAVSDEFGSIEDIELLLEDVHARGMKVILDLVLNHTSDEHPWFVESRSSRDNPKRDWYIWRDGQDGREPNNWESIFSGSAWKFDERTNQYYLHLFAEKQPDLNWKNEGVRQALYEMVNWWLDKGIDGFRIDAITHIHKREGLPDMPNPYWHQYVPAFEMHTNQDGILDYLQELKEETFSKYDIMTVGEANGVRIEQADEWVGELNGKFNMIFQFEHLGLWNRGHNHDVDVQGLKRTMTKWQKGLKNKGWNALFFENHDQPRSVSTWGNDHQYWLESAKMLGALYFFMQGTPFIYQGQEIGMTNVKFDSIDDYDDVGMKNFYRIETSKGRPHDEIMNIIWHSGRDNSRTPMQWNDKENGGFTHGAPWMKVNSNYRAINVEQQRNDPSSIYHFYKKMIELRKKHQVLVYGEYELLWEDHPELYIYTRIMNGDSVKVICNFSVNHHQIDLSHWGEMELLLANYEDCPEGSVIDLRPYETRIYRY; this comes from the coding sequence ATGAATAAGATTTGGTGGAAAGAAGCGGTTTGCTATCAAATATACCCGCGCAGTTTCATGGATAGTAATGGTGATGGTGTAGGAGATATTAAAGGATTGATTTCAAAGCTCGATTATCTGCAGGATTTAGGGGTAGATGTCATTTGGATTTGTCCATTTTACAAATCGCCCAATGCGGATAATGGCTATGATATTAGTGATTATCAAGCAGTTTCCGATGAGTTCGGTTCAATCGAAGATATTGAACTGTTATTGGAAGATGTTCACGCACGTGGGATGAAGGTGATACTCGATCTTGTTTTGAACCATACAAGCGATGAGCACCCCTGGTTCGTTGAGTCACGTTCGTCACGCGATAATCCGAAACGGGATTGGTATATATGGAGGGATGGGCAGGACGGACGGGAGCCTAATAATTGGGAAAGTATCTTTTCCGGAAGTGCCTGGAAATTCGATGAAAGGACCAATCAATACTATTTACATTTATTTGCCGAAAAGCAGCCAGACTTAAACTGGAAAAATGAGGGTGTGCGACAGGCGTTGTATGAAATGGTGAATTGGTGGCTCGATAAGGGAATTGATGGCTTCCGGATTGATGCGATTACGCATATTCATAAACGTGAAGGCCTGCCGGATATGCCCAACCCTTATTGGCATCAGTATGTACCTGCGTTTGAAATGCATACCAATCAGGACGGGATTCTGGATTACCTTCAGGAGTTGAAGGAAGAGACTTTCTCTAAGTATGATATCATGACGGTCGGGGAGGCCAATGGGGTCAGGATTGAGCAGGCTGATGAATGGGTCGGGGAATTGAATGGGAAATTCAATATGATATTTCAATTTGAACATCTTGGACTTTGGAATAGGGGACATAATCACGATGTTGATGTTCAGGGGTTAAAACGCACCATGACCAAGTGGCAAAAGGGGCTGAAAAACAAAGGCTGGAATGCTTTGTTTTTTGAAAATCATGACCAGCCCAGAAGTGTATCGACCTGGGGAAATGATCATCAATATTGGCTGGAAAGCGCAAAAATGCTTGGGGCTCTATATTTTTTCATGCAAGGGACACCTTTTATTTATCAAGGCCAGGAAATAGGCATGACGAATGTCAAATTTGATTCGATTGATGATTATGATGATGTTGGAATGAAAAATTTTTACCGGATTGAGACCTCAAAAGGTCGTCCGCATGATGAAATAATGAACATTATATGGCATAGCGGCCGTGATAATTCACGAACGCCGATGCAATGGAATGATAAAGAAAATGGTGGGTTCACGCACGGAGCACCCTGGATGAAGGTTAATTCCAATTATCGTGCCATTAATGTAGAACAGCAGAGGAATGATCCATCATCCATTTATCATTTCTATAAAAAAATGATTGAACTTCGAAAAAAACATCAGGTCCTTGTTTATGGGGAATATGAATTATTATGGGAAGATCACCCTGAACTTTATATTTATACAAGAATTATGAATGGTGATTCAGTCAAGGTAATATGTAACTTTAGTGTGAATCACCACCAAATCGATCTTTCTCATTGGGGTGAAATGGAACTTTTACTAGCTAATTATGAGGATTGTCCTGAAGGGTCCGTTATTGATTTACGACCATATGAAACAAGGATTTATCGTTATTGA
- a CDS encoding alpha-amylase family glycosyl hydrolase, producing the protein MRKRVLSLALIPLLLFYAIPVGAAEKEQRTWKDEIVYSLLVDRFFDGNTQNNGDANVNDPSAFNGGDFEGVTKKLNYLKDMGYTAIILSPIFANDENGYHGDWVTDFYKTDTHFGTIKEFKKLVNEAHKRDMKVIIDFQANNVGPDSSWLNDPEKQDWFHEEKKISNEGNQKDLETGWVDGLPDLNQDNEETRKYLLDAAKWWITETDIDGYRLNKVQYVAKDFWKEFVGAVKSEKSNFYTIGDIQGDADLISSYKKTGIDAFMAYPQNVELREAFAAPDKELKPVFNSFAKSEDEFGGNAPQALFMDTQGMPRFTKDAADHNENPGARWRMALSYLYTMPGVPIVFYGSEIALNGDIAPDNHKLMNFKTEQELVEYITKLSDLRDMYPALIKGNMELLYEKGGASVFKRVYGDETIVVAMNNTTETQKINLTEKELESNKELRGMLNGDLVRSKDNSYSIVIDRETTEVYTLSPKSIINIPYLLVIGLVLLIFGIFIALVIKRSKRNQPK; encoded by the coding sequence ATGAGAAAAAGAGTGTTATCACTCGCTTTAATTCCGTTGCTTCTTTTTTACGCCATTCCAGTAGGAGCAGCTGAAAAAGAACAACGAACTTGGAAGGACGAAATCGTATATTCATTATTGGTCGACCGATTTTTCGATGGTAATACACAAAATAATGGAGATGCGAATGTGAATGACCCTTCTGCGTTTAATGGTGGGGATTTTGAAGGTGTCACGAAGAAACTGAATTATTTAAAAGATATGGGTTATACCGCTATCATCCTTTCACCAATTTTCGCTAATGATGAAAATGGCTATCATGGCGATTGGGTGACTGATTTTTATAAAACGGATACACACTTTGGGACAATTAAAGAGTTTAAAAAACTCGTAAATGAGGCACATAAACGCGATATGAAGGTGATCATTGATTTTCAAGCAAATAATGTGGGTCCTGACTCATCTTGGCTGAACGACCCTGAAAAACAAGATTGGTTCCATGAAGAAAAAAAGATTTCCAATGAAGGTAATCAAAAGGATTTGGAAACAGGCTGGGTCGATGGTCTTCCGGATTTGAATCAAGACAATGAGGAAACACGGAAATATTTACTTGATGCCGCCAAATGGTGGATTACGGAAACTGATATTGATGGGTACCGTTTAAATAAGGTTCAATACGTAGCAAAAGATTTTTGGAAGGAATTTGTAGGTGCAGTCAAATCTGAAAAATCAAATTTCTATACAATCGGCGATATACAAGGTGATGCGGATTTGATTTCAAGCTATAAGAAGACGGGTATCGATGCTTTCATGGCTTATCCGCAAAATGTTGAGCTACGGGAAGCATTTGCTGCACCTGATAAAGAATTGAAACCCGTTTTTAATTCGTTTGCGAAAAGTGAAGATGAATTTGGGGGCAATGCTCCTCAGGCATTGTTCATGGATACTCAGGGAATGCCGCGTTTTACAAAGGATGCAGCCGATCATAACGAAAACCCAGGTGCCAGATGGAGAATGGCGCTGTCATATCTATATACGATGCCAGGAGTGCCAATCGTATTCTATGGATCGGAAATTGCCTTAAATGGTGATATTGCTCCGGATAATCATAAATTGATGAATTTCAAGACAGAACAGGAATTGGTGGAATATATAACAAAGCTTTCTGATCTCAGAGACATGTACCCAGCATTGATAAAAGGGAATATGGAGCTTTTATATGAAAAAGGCGGAGCTTCGGTATTCAAACGTGTGTATGGTGATGAAACGATTGTCGTCGCCATGAACAATACGACTGAAACTCAAAAGATAAACCTTACTGAAAAGGAACTTGAAAGTAATAAAGAGTTGAGAGGTATGCTGAATGGGGATCTGGTCCGCAGTAAGGACAACAGCTACTCTATCGTAATCGACAGGGAGACGACAGAAGTTTACACACTGTCACCCAAGTCGATTATCAATATTCCTTACCTGTTAGTTATAGGATTGGTTCTTCTTATTTTTGGTATATTCATTGCTTTGGTTATTAAGCGTTCAAAACGGAACCAACCAAAATAA